CAGCTTCTCCTTGATCTTCTTCTCGATCTCGTTGGCGAGGTCGGGGTTGTCCTTCAGGAAGTTGCGCGCGTTCTCCTTGCCCTGACCGAGCTGGTCGCCCTCGTACGTGTACCAGGCGCCGGCCTTGCGCACGAAGCCGTGCTCCACGCCCATGTCGATCAGGCCGCCCTCGCGGCTGATGCCCTGCCCGTAGAGGATGTCGAACTCGGCCTGCTTGAAAGGCGGCGCGACCTTGTTCTTCACGACCTTGACGCGGGTGCGGTTGCCGACCGCGTCGGTGCCGTCCTTCAGCGTCTCGATGCGACGGATGTCGAGCCGCACCGAAGCGTAGAACTTCAGCGCCCGGCCACCCGTGGTGGTCTCCGGGGAGCCGAACATCACGCCGATCTTCTCGCGGAGCTGGTTGATGAAGATCGCGGTGGTCTTCGACTGGTTGAGCGCGCTGGTGATCTTCCGCAGGGCCTGGCTCATCAGACGGGCCTGCAGACCCACGTGCGAGTCGCCCATCTCGCCCTCGATCTCCGCGCGCGGCACCAGGGCGGCGACGGAGTCGATGACGATGAGGTCGAGTGCGCCGGAGCGGACCAGCATGTCCACGATTTCCAGTGCCTGCTCGCCGTTGTCCGGCTGCGACAGGATCAGGTTGTCGATGTCGACGCCGAGCTTCTTGGCGTACTCGGGGTCGAGGGCGTGCTCGGCGTCCACGAAGGCCACCTGGCCGCCGGCCTTCTGCGCGTTGGCCACCGCGTGCAGGGTCAGGGTCGTCTTACCGGAGGACTCCGGGCCGTACACCTCCACCACTCGGCCGCGCGGCAGGCCGCCGACACCGAGGGCGACGTCGAGCGCGGTCGACCCGGTGGGGATGACCTCGATGGGCTCATTCGGCCGCTCGCCCAGGCGCATCACGGCGCCCTTGCCGAATTGCCGTTCAATCTGTGCGAGCGCGGCGTCGAGCGCCTTCTCGCGGTCGGTTCCTGCCATGGGTTCCACCCGGTTTGCTTGAGTCGATCGCTTCACGTCAAAGACGCTAACGCCTGCCACTGACAATGCGCCCCGACGCCCGTCCGGCCTGTGGATAACTCGGGCACATCTCCATGAAAACCCTGCCGAAATCCCCGTCGAGAGCTCCGCCGGAGCCTCCATAAGAATGGATGTTCGATTTTTGTGTCAAGCGCACCCCACGGCTCTCCGAGAGTACGGGCACGGTCCGACAGTCCCCCGGATTCCCATCAGGACGGGGTCCGGCCCCCGGGCTACTCTCCCGGGCGTACGGCGGGTGCCTTCGGCCGTACGACGACGCGGTGGGGCCTGACCGCGAGTCTTGAGCCATGGAAACCACGAGGTCCCGGTCCCTGATGCCCTTGAAGCCCGCACGGTCACCTGCGCACCTCACGCCGACGCCCTTGAAGCGCTCGGTCCGTCCGGCCGAGCGGCTCTGCTACGCGACGGGCGCCCTGCTCGTTCTCTCGGGATGCGTGCATCTGGTGGTTTTCGCCGTCGACGGCGGCCCCTGGGACGGGCCCGTCTCCTGGCGCAAGCCCGTCACCTTCGGGCTCTCCTTCGGGCTGACGCTGATCGCGGTCACCTGGGTCACGTCGTATCTGCGCGTCGGAACGCGGCTGCGCACCACGCTGCTCGTCGTGTTCGCGGCCGACTGCGTCGTGGAGGTCGGCGGGATCACTCTGCAGGCGTGGCGCCGGGTGCCCTCGCATCTCAACATGGAGACCGGCTTCGACACGGCGGTGTCCATGATGCTCGCGGTGGGCGGCGGGGTTCTCGTGGTGCTGCTCACCGTGTTCGCGATCGCCTCGTTCCGGAGCCGCCCCACGGGCCCCCTGGGGATGCCGCTCGCGCTGCGCTCCGGGTTCGCGGTCCTGCTCGTCGCCCTGCTGTTGGGCGCCGCGATGATCGCGCGCGGGGTCGTCCTCACCCGGACCGGCCACCAGGAGGCGGCATACTACTCGACGGCCCCGCTCAAGCCACTGCACGGAGTGAGCCTGCACGCCGTGCTGGTGCTGCCCGCGCTGTCCTGGCTGCTGTCGCGCGCCTCCTGGAGCGACAGGACCAAGCAGCGGGTGATGTACACGGCGGTCGGCTGCTACGCGGCGGCCGTCGCCGGCGCCGGCGTGTGGGCGGTCCTCACCTGGTGAGCATGCACCTGGTGCATGCACCTGATGAATCTCACCCAGTGAGCCTCACCTGCTGAAGAGCCGCCGCACGCGCGCGCGGAGGGTGACCGACTTCCGCGGCCGGTGCCCCTGCACCCGAGGGTCGTCCGTGACGTCGTACCGCTTCACGTACGCCCCCAGGAAGGCCTGCAGGGTGGCGACGGCGGGGATCGCGATCAACGCGCCGACAGCGCCGAGGAGCGCAGCGCCCGCGACGACCGACCCGAAGGCGACCGCGGGGTGGATGTTGACGGCCTTGGCGGTCAGCTTGGGCTGCAGCACATAGTTCTCGAACTGCTGGTAGACCAACACGAAGATGAGCACCCACAGCGCGTACCAGGGGTCGATCGTGAAGGCGATCAGCATCGGCAGGGCACCCGCGAGATAGGTGCCGATGGTGGGGATGAACTGCGAGACCAGACCGACCCAGACGCCGAGCACGGGCGCGTAGGGCACGCCCAGGAACTCCAGCAGGATGTAGTGGGCTACGCCTGAGATCAGCGCCATCAGACCGCGTGAGTACAGATAGCCGCCGGTCTTGTCGACGGCTATCTCCCACGCGCGCAGCACCTCGGCCTGCCGGGCGGGCGGCAGCACCGAGCACAGCGCGCGCCGCAGCCGCGGCCCGTCGGCGGCGAAGTAGAACGAGAACAGCGCGATCGTCAGCAGCTGGAAGAGGCCGCCCAGCACCTGCGCGGAGACGTCCAGGACGCCCGTGGCGCTGTTCTGCACATACTTCCGCAGCCAGTCGGATTTGAGCAGGCTGTCCTGGATATCCACCCGTTTCAGGTCGGTGCGGAAATGTGCGTTGATCCAGTTGATGACCGAGTCGAGGTAGCCGGGGAACCCCTCGACCAACTTGATGATCTGGCCCGCGAGCATCGAACCGAGCAGCGCGAAGAACCCGGCGATCGCGATCGTCGAGCCGAGAAAGACGAGGAAGGTGGCCAGTCCCCTGCGCAGACCGCGCGAGGCCATCCAGCTCACCGCGGGCTCGACGGCGAGCGCCAGGAAGAACGCGATGAGGATGTTGATCAGCAGACCGGTGAGCTGATGGAACGCCCAGCTACCCAGCTGGAAAACGGCAATGAGTGCCAGGGCGAGCACCATCGCGCGCGGCAGCCAGCGGGGCATGCGCCCGCCGGGCACGGCCGCGTCCCCGGTCGGAGGGCCGGTGGGCGGCGTCGTGCCGAGCGGTGATGCCTGCTGGGCGACCTGCGCGGTCTCGTCTGTCGGGGCCACGGTGCAAGTCTCCCCGACGCCACCGACAATTGGCCCCCGCCCCCGGATCTTCTGGTTCCCGCCCCCGGATCTTCGTGACCTGTCAGCGTTTTTCGTACGGAATGTTCATGGTCGTGCACACCGCGCGCCACACGTCCTTGGCCTCCCAGCCAGCGTTCAGCGCCTCGTGGACGGTGCGCCCGCCGAGCTCCGTCATCACGTGATCGCGCGCGAAGGTGTCGGCGTACCCCTCACCGAAGTGATCTGCCATCCGCTGCCAAAAGACCGTCAACCGCATGCCTCCAGTATCCCGCCCCTGAGAGTGGGCCCGAGCCGGGAGCGCTTGCCGAGACCGCTTTCCGTCCTACGGTCTGACGCATGGCCGAAACAGGAGCATCCCCACTCCCCCCGACGCCGGCACACTCCCCGCTGTCCCGCGCCGAGCACTTCATCTGGCTCACCGCGCGCGTGCTGGAGCAGCGCCGCTTCGCCTACCACTTCCTCGGCGGCGGCGCCGACGCCGTGGAGACCGCGCTGGCCGCCTACCGCAACGACGACGAAGGGTACGGTCACGCGCTCGAACCCGATCTGCGCGGCCCGGTCAGCCAGCCGCTGCACACCGGGCACGCGCTGCGCGTGCTGGACTCGATCGGGCGCTGCGGCGGACAGCGCGTGGAGCGCGTGTGCCGCTATCTGACGTCCGTGTCGACGGCGGAGGGCGCGCTGCCGGCGATCCGTCCCAGCCAACGCGGCTATCCGGCGGCTCCCTTCGTACCGATCGTCGACGACCCGCCGAGCGAGCTCCTCGCCACCGGGCCGGTGGTGGGCCTGCTGCACCGCAACGAGGTGTGGCACGCCTGGCTGTTCCGGGCCACCGACTTCTGCTGGCACGCGGTCGAGTCCCTGGCCAAGTCCCACCCCTACGAGATCGAGGCGGCCGTCGCCTTCCTGGACTCCGCGCCCGACCGCCCGCGCGCGGAGGCGGCGGCCGACCGTCTGGGCCGCCTGGTGCGCGAGCACCGGCTCGCTGTGCTGGACCCCGAGCGCCTTGAGAGGTTTCCCGTCGCGTCCGGTTACGCGCCGTGCGAGCACCACTTCCCGCACGACTACGCGAAGACTCCCGACTCTCTCGCGCGCGCGTGGTTCACCGACGAGGAGATGACGCGCTCGCTCGACCACCTGGCGGACGAGCAGGAGGAGGACGGCGGCTGGCCGGTCCTGTGGCGTCAGTGGGCGCCGGGCACCGCCCTGGAGTGCCGCCCCATGGTGACGATCGAGGCGCTGCGCACGCTACGGGCGTACGGACGGTCCATCGGCTGACGTCAGGGGGCGCGCGTACGGGCCGACGAACGGCGTGACTCGCCGGAAGCTCCATGCAGTCGGCGAGCCCTCGAAGGACCGGACGTCAGCCGGTCATCGCCCGCACCCCTGCCGTCACCACCACCGCCGCGGCGACCACGAGCAGGAAGGGGGCCCGCAGGATCAGTGCGACGGCAGCCGCCGCGAGTCCCGCGGCCTTCGCGTCCAGGACCAGGACACGCCCGTCGGCGAAGGTCTGCTGTGCCGTGAGGGCGGCGAGGAGGGCGACGGGCACCAGGGCGGCGAGGCGCTGCACGAACGGCCGCTCCAGTACGCCTGCGGGAACCAGCAGCCCGATGAGTTTGACGGCGTAGCAGCCGACGGCGGTCACGCCGATGGCGATCCAGATGTTCAACGGTCTTCCCTTGGTGCGTCGTTGGCGGTCTTCACACTGCGCCGCCCCGCTACGTAGAGGGCGGCTGGAGCGGCCAGCGCGGCCACGAGTACGGGAACTCCGGCGGGCAGCACGGGCAGCAGACCGAGCCCCAGGAGGACGGCGACACCCGCGACCGCGCGCTCCGTTGTGGTCTTCAGCATCGGCGCGAGCAGGGCCAGGAAGACGGCGGGCCCGGCGGCGTCCAGGCCCCATGCGTCGGTGTCGCCGATGGCTTCGGCTCCGAGGGCGCCGAGCAGGGTGGTGAGGTTCCACAGCACGTACAGGGAGAGCCCGGTGACGGTGAAGCCGATGCGGACGCTGCGGCGGGTGGGCTGGGCGAGCGCGACCGCCGTGGTCTCGTCGATGACCCACTGCGCGGCGAACGGACGCACCGCGCGCGGGAGGGCGAGCAGTTGCGACAGGCGCAGCCCGTAGAAGGCGTTGCGGACCCCGAGGAAGAAGGCGCCCGCGGCCGCCGTGAGGGGGTTGCCCCCGGCCGCGAGCGCGCCCACGAGCGCGAACTGCGAGGCGCCGGTGAACACCAGGAGGCTGAGCGCGCAGGTCTGCAGCAGCGTGAGCCCGCTGCCGGCCGAGGTCACCCCGAAGGCGAACCCGGACAGTCCGACGGCGACGCCGACACCTAGGGCGTCCCGGACGACGGCGGCGTCGGGTTTTCCGCCTTCTTCACTGCGTATGTCTGCGAGAGCTGTCTGTTCTGCCACGCCCTGGACCGTAGGCGCAGCCGCTGGTCACCGTCTTGTACGTTCTTGCGCTCGCGTACGTTCCTGCGCTCGCGCTGGTAGGCGCCCGGGGGCACGCCCACGATCCGGGTGAAGTGCCGATGGAGGTGCGGCTGGTCGGTGAAGCCGACGGCGACGGCCACCTCGGCAGGCGCGGAACCTGCGTCCAGGAGGTGGCGTGCCCGGCGTACGCGAGCGTCGGTCAGCCAGGTGTGCGGCGGCATGCCGTAGGCGTCCCGGAACGCGCGCAGCAGCGCGAACGGGCTGGTGCCGAGATCGGCGGCGAGCCTCTCCAGGGTCGGCGGCTCGGCCATCCGCTCCTCCAGCACGGCACGCGCGCGTGCGGCGATGCGGGCGCCCGCGGTGTGCACGGCCCGCTGCGGGAGCGGGCCTCCGTTCAGGCGCAGCAGCCGGGTCACGGCCACCCGCAGCAGGGTGTCGGCGGCGAGCGCGTTGCCCTCCTCCGTGGCCCGCAGCACCTGGTGGACCAGGCCCGCCGCATACGGGTCGTCGAGCACCGGACTAGTGAATCCGGGGGTGCCGCGGATGGTGGTGGTCTCGGCGGCGATCCCGGCCACCAGTTCCGGCGACGGGTACACCGCCCCGTACCGCCAGCCCTCGGGGACGCCCGCGCGGCCCGTGTGCGGAGTGTCCGGGTTGACGAGTGCCAGGGCACCCGGGCCCACGTACTGGTCGGCACCGCCGTGGTGGAAGACCTCGACACCGTCGGCGATGGCGGCGATGACGAAGTTTTCGTGGGTGTGCCGCACGAAGATCTTTTCGACGTAGCTGGCCCGCAGCAGGTCGACGCCGGGCAGTTCCGCGTACTGCCAGTGCCGTGCCCGTTCCGCCCAAGCCGCCATGCCCCCATTTTGCGTCAGCGGCCGAAGGCACCTCGCGGCCGGCGTCCGGCAGCCCGCGGGATCGGCCCGCACTGCCGCACCTCATTCCCTCGCGGCACGACCGCCGCCCCATCCCTCGCGCCCCCGCCGCACGACCGCCACTCGCTCACCGCCACGGCATTTGCGCAGGTCAGGTCCATTGTCAGTGGGCGGGTGCAGGATGGACGCATGGTCAGTTCCACGCACCGAGCCCTCGACGGCTTCTCCCTCGCGACCCGCGGCTGGTTCACGGGGGCCTTCTCCGCGCCCACCGCGGCCCAGGCCGGGGCGTGGTCGGCCATCGGTGCGGGGTCGGACGTCCTCGTGGTCGCCCCGACGGGCTCGGGCAAGACTCTGGCCGCGTTCCTCGCCGCGCTCGACCAGCTGGCCTCGACCCCGCCGCCGGCCGACCCCAAGAAGCGCTGCCGGGTGCTGTACGTCTCACCGTTGAAGGCCCTCGCGGTGGACGTGGAGCGGAATCTGCGCAGCCCGCTGACCGGCATCCGGCAGGAGGCCGTGCGGCGCGGGCTGCCCGAGCCCGAGGTCAAGGTGGGCATCCGCTCGGGCGACACCCCTGCCGCCGAGCGCCGAGCACTGGCCACGCGCCCGCCGGACATCCTGATCACGACCCCCGAGTCACTGTTCCTGATGCTGACGTCGGCCACGCGCGACGCGTTGACAGGCATCGAGACGGTGATCCTGGACGAGGTGCACGCAGTGGCGGGCACGAAGCGCGGCGCCCATCTCGCGCTCACCCTGGAGCGCCTCGACGAGTTGCTGCCGAAGCCTGCGCGCCGCATCGGCCTGTCCGCCACCGTGCGCCCGGTGGACGAGGTCGCCCGCTATCTCTCGCCGCGCCGCAAGGTGGAGATCGTCCAGCCGAAGTCCGGCAAGGAGTTCGACCTCTCCGTGGTCGTCCCGGTGGAGGACTTGGGCGAATTGGGCGGCTCCCCGGTCGCCGATGCCAATGAGGGCGCCGAGAAGCCCTCCATCTGGCCACATGTCGAGGAGCGGATCACCGACCTCGTCCAGTCCCACCGTTCCACGATCGTGTTCGCCAACTCCCGCCGCCTGGCCGAGCGCCTGTGCAACCGGCTCAACGAGATCGCGTACGAGAGGGCGACCGGCGAGCCTCTTGAGGTGGCCCATGCGCCGGCCCAGCTGATGGGCGGCTCGGGCGCGGCCCAGGGTGCTCCGCCCGTCATCGCCCGCGCCCACCACGGCTCCGTCTCCAAGGAGCAGCGGGCGCTCGTCGAGGAGGACCTGAAGGCGGGTCGCCTGCCCGCGGTGGTCGCCACCTCCAGCCTCGAACTGGGCATCGACATGGGCGCGGTGGACCTCGTCATCCAGGTGGAGTCGCCGCCCTCCGTGGCCTCCGGGCTCCAGCGCGTGGGGCGCGCGGGCCACCAGGTGGGCGCGGTCTCCACCGGCGTGGTGTTCCCGAAGTACCGGGGTGACCTGGTGCAGGCGGCCGTGGTCACCGAGCGGATGCGCACCGGCTCCATCGAGTCCCTCCGGGTCCCCGCCAATCCCCTGGACGTGCTGGCCCAGCAGCTCGTCGCCATGACCGCGCTCGACACCTGGCAAGTTGACGACCTGCTCGCCACGGTCCGGCGGGCGGCGCCGTTCGCCTCGCTCCCGGAGTCGGCGTTCACCGCCGTGCTCGACATGCTCGCGGGCCGCTATCCGTCCGACGCCTTCGCGGAGCTCAGGCCCCGCGTGGTGTGGGACCGCGTCGCCGGTACGGTCACCGGCCGCCCCGGTGCGCAGCGTCTCGCCGTGACCTCCGGGGGCACGATCCCCGACCGAGGACTCTTCGGGGTCTTCCTCGCCGGAGCCGATCCCAAGAAGGGCGGCGGCCGGGTCGGCGAACTCGATGAGGAAATGGTCTACGAGTCGCGCGTCGGCGATGTCTTCACGCTCGGCACAAGCTCCTGGCGCATCGAGGACATCACCCGCGACCGCGTCCTGGTCTCCCCCGCGCCCGGCGTCCCCGGCAGGCTCCCCTTCTGGAAGGGAGACCAGCTGGGACGTCCGCTCGAACTGGGCCGTGCGGTCGGCGCGTTCCTCCGCGAGGTCGGCTCGCTCCCGAAGGACGACGCCCGGCTCCGTCTGCTCGCCGCGGGACTCGACGCCTGGGCGGCGGACAATGTGCTCTCGTATCTCGCCGAACAGCGCGAGGCATGCGGGCACATCCCGGACGACCGGACCATCGTCGTCGAGCGGTTCCGCGACGAGCTGGGCGACTGGCGGGTTGTCGTGCACTCCCCCTTCGGCGCCCAGGTCCACGCCCCCTGGGCCCTCGCGCTGGGCGCCAAGCTCTCCGAGCGGTACGGCATGGACGCCCAGGTCATGCACGCCGACGACGGCATCGTGCTGCGCCTGCCCGACGCGGACCTGATGGGCCTGGACCTGCTCGACCAGACGCCCATGAAGGCGGGCACGGAGTACGACGCGGATCAGGCGCCCGTCGGCGCGGCGGACGTCGCCTTCGACAAGGGCGAGGTCGACCAGATCGTCACCGACCAGGTGGGCAGCTCGGCTCTGTTCGCGTCGCGCTTCCGCGAGTGCGCCGCCCGCGCACTGCTGCTGCCGCGCCGCAACCCCGGCAAGCGCACCCCGCTGTGGCAGCAGCGGCAGCGCGCGGCCCAACTGCTTCAGGTGGCCAGCGAGTTCGGTTCGTTCCCGATCGTTCTCGAGGCGGTCCGTGAATGCCTCCAGGACGTTTTCGACGTCCCGGGCCTCACGGAGCTGATGGGCGACATCGAGTCCCGCAAGGTGCGCCTCGTCGAGGTCACCACACCGGAGCCGTCACCGTTCGCCCGCTCCTTGCTCTTCGGGTACGTCGCCCAGTTCCTGTACGAGGGTGACTCGCCGCTCGCCGAACGGCGTGCGGCGGCTCTTTCTCTGGACTCGCGACTCCTTGCCGAGCTCCTCGGCCAGGCCGAGCTGCGCGAGCTCCTCGACGCCGACGTCCTGACCGAGCTGGAGCGGGAGCTCCAGTGGCTCACGGAGGACCGGCGCGTCAAGGACACCGAAGGTGTCGCCGACCTGTTGCGGCTGCTGGGCCCGCTCAGCGACGCCGAGCTGGCCGAGCGGGGTGCCGAACCGCAATGGGCCCAGGAGTTGGCCGCCGCCCGCCGCGCCATCCGGGTCCGGATCGCCGGGGCCGACCACTGGGCGGCGATCGAGGACGCCGGCCGGCTGCGGGACGCACTCGGTACGGCGCTGCCCGTCGGCGTCCCGGAGGCCTTCACCGAGCCGGTCAAGGACCCGCTCGGCGACCTCCTCGCGCGGTACGCGCGCACCCATGGCCCGTTCACCTCGACGACGGCCGCCGCCCGCTTCGGTCTCGGTACGGCCGTCACGGACGGAGCGCTGCAGCGACTGGCCGCGAGCGGCCGTGTCGTACAAGGGGAGTTCCATCCGGCGGGCATCGGCCAGGAGTGGTGTGATGCGGCGGTGCTGCGCAGGTTGCGGCGCCGTTCGCTCGCGGCCCTGCGCCACGAACTGGAGCCAGTGCCGCCCGCCGCGCTCGCGCAGTTCCTGCCGCAGTGGCAACACGTGGGCAGCGGGCACGGACTGCGCGGAATCGATGGACTGGTGCGCGCCATCGAGCAGTTGCAGGGTGCGTCTGTCCCCGCGTCCGCGCTGGAGAAGCTCGTCCTGCCGTCCCGGGTCGCCGGTTACACCCCGGCGATGCTCGATGAACTCACGGCCGCTGGGGAGGTCGTCTGGGCCGGGGCGGGATCACTGCCCGGCAAGGACGGCTGGGTCTCGCTGTATCTGGCGGACGCGGCTCCCCTGCTCCTGCCGGCCCCGCACCCCCTGGAGCTGACCGCGCTCCACCAGTCGGTCCTGGACGCCCTGTCCGGTGGCTACGGCCTCTTCTTCCGCCAGATCGCCGACCAGGTGCGCGCCACCACGCATCCCGACGCCACCGATCCCCAACTGGCGGACGCCGTCTGGGACCTGGCCTGGTCCGGACGCCTCACGAACGACACGCTCGCGCCGATGCGCGCCCTCCTGGGCTCGGGCCGCACCGCCGGGTCCACCGCCCACCGCGCCAAGCGCTCGCTCCCGCGCGGGCGCTACGGCTCCCTGACCGGCGCCGCCCGCCCCCAGTCCCGTACCGGCCCGCCGACCGTGGCCGGACGCTGGTCGCTGCTCCCCGAGCGCGAGCCCGACCCCACGGTGCGCGGCCATGCCCTGGCCCGCACGCTGCTCGACCGGCACGGGGTGGTGACCCGGGGCGCCGTCGCCGCGGAGGGCGTCGAGGGCGGCTTCTCCGCGGTGTACCGCATCCTGTCCGCCTTCGAGGACAGCGGCCAGGCACGCCGCGGCTATGTGGTCGAAGGTCTCGGCGCCGCCCAGTTCGCGATGGACGGAGCGGTGGACCGCCTGCGCGCGGCGGCGAACGCTCGGGACCGGGGCGAAACCCTGTCCGAGCCGCCCCTCCCGAACGGTTTCCCGGGCGCTCACGGATTCCCCGGCGGCCGAAGCGGCGCGAACGCCCCGGGGTTCCCCGGCGACCGTGCCTCCGCGCACACCCCAGGTTTCCCCGGGGACCCAGATCCGGAGGACACCCTCGGCTACCCAGCCGACCTCGACACGGCGAACGCCTCTGGCTTCCCCGACGGCTCCGGGTTCCCTGACAGCTCCGGGTTCCTGGACGACCCAGGCTTCGCCGACGACCACAGCTTCTCGGCAGACTCGACCTTTGCGGCCCGCTCGCCCCACACCAACGGTTCCACGTACTCCAACAGCTCCGCCTACGCCAACAGCCCGGCCTTCTCGAACAACCGTGCCCGCACCCGCGCGACGTCGTCGGCCGTGGTCCTGGCCGCCGCCGACCCCGCCAACGCCTTCGGCGCGGCCCTCCCCTGGCCCGAGCCCCCGACCGGCGCCGGGCACAAGCCGGGCCGAAAGGCGGGCTCCCTGGTCGTGCTCGTCGACGGCGAGCTGACCCTGTACATGGAGCGCGGCGGCAAGACCCTGCTGGCCTGGCCCGCCGACCCGCACGGCGCGGTCTTGGAGGACATACGCCTGCGCGCCGCCGCCGAAGCCCTCGCCGCGGCGGCCCGCGCGGGCTCCCTCGGCACGGTCACGGTAGAGCGCGTCAACGGCGCGTCCGCGCTCACTTCCCCCGTCGGCACCCTCCTGGAAGGAGCAGGCTTCATCGCAACCCCCCGCGGACTGCGCCTCCGCGCCTGAGCCCCCTGGCAGATGCCCGCACAGGCGCCGCACACGGACACCCGAACGGAGACCCAACGCCGCACACGGCCACCCACGCCGGCACCGCACAGGCGCCCGGCAACCAACCCCCGCATCAGCACCCCGGATCATCGCCCCCGGCAAACCCTCGACCCATGCAACCCTGGACCCATGCCCGAAGGAGACACCGTCTGGCAGACCGCGAGGCGCCTGCACATCGCCCTCGCGGGAAAGGTGCTGACCCGTTCCGACCTACGGGTGCCCAAGTACGCCACCGCCGACCTCACCGGTCGCACCGTGCTGGACGTCACCCCGCGCGGCAAGCACCTCCTCACCCGGATCGAGGGCGGGCTGACCCTGCACTCGCATCTGCGGATGGACGGTTCGTGGAAGGTGTACGCGAGCGGCCAGCGCTGGAGCGGCGGTCCCACGCACCAGATCAGGGCCATCCTCGGCACCGCGGACCGCACGGCGGTCGGTTACCGCCTCCCGGTACTCGAGCTGCTGCGCACCACCGACGAGGACCGCGCGGTCGGCCACCTCGGCCCCGACCTCCTCGGCCCGGACTGGGACCCGGACAAGGCCCTCGAAAACCTCCTGCGCGACTCGGCCCGCCCCCTCGGCGAAGCCCTGCTCGACCAACGCAATCTCGCCGGCATCGGCAACGTCTACAAGAGCGAACTGTGCTTTCTCCTCGGCGCCACCCCCTGGCTCCCCATCGGCGACCTGCCCGCCGACCGGGCTGCCCAACTGCCGGCCCTCGCCAAGAAGCTCCTCGAAGCCAACCGAGACCGTCCGGCCCGCAGCACCACGGGCCGCCGCGACCAGAACCTCTTCGCGTACGGCCGCACACCCCGCCCCTGTCTACGCTGCCGCACCCCGATCCGAGCGGCGGACCAGGGCGACGGTTCGCGCGAGCGCCCCACTTACTGGTGCCCGACCTGCCAGAAGGGCCCGACGCCGCCGCCGCGCCCCACCCCGCCACCGGGCGCCGTCCGATCCCGTACAAGCCCGCGACGTACGACTAATTGACGACCCGTCAGAATCCCTCGTACCGTCCGTTCATGCCCCTCAAGGCGTACGACCTCTCCGGACGCACGGCGTTCGTCACCGGCGCCGCCAGCGGCATCGGCCGCGCCTCCGCCGTCCTGCTCGCGGAGGCGGGCGCGACCGTCCACTGCGCGGACCGCGACGCGCAGGGCCTGCACGAGACGGCGACCCTCATCAAGGACCGGGGCGGCACCGCGCACACCCACCCGCTCGACGTCACCGACCGCACCCAGCTCCAGCAGGCGGTGGCATCCTGCGAACGCCTCGACGTCATGGCGGCGGTCGCCGGGATCATGCACAGCAGCCCCGTCCTGGAGACCCGTGACGAGGACCTCGACCGAGTACTGAGCGTCAACTTCAAGGGAGTTCTGTACGCCTGCCAGGAGGCCGCCCGTCGCATGATCGCGCAGAGCATCCGAGGCAGCGTCATCACGATGGCGTCGGGCGCCATAGACACCGGCGGTCCGGGCCTGTTCTGCTACGGAGCGGCCAAGGCGGCCGTCGTACAGCTGACGAAGACCTTGGCAGCCGAGGTCGGCCAGTACGGCATCCGCGTCAACGCGGTCGCGCCCGGCTGGACCCGGACGCCGATGACCGACCGTCAAGGGGAGGCGCAGGC
This genomic interval from Streptomyces dengpaensis contains the following:
- the recA gene encoding recombinase RecA, whose protein sequence is MAGTDREKALDAALAQIERQFGKGAVMRLGERPNEPIEVIPTGSTALDVALGVGGLPRGRVVEVYGPESSGKTTLTLHAVANAQKAGGQVAFVDAEHALDPEYAKKLGVDIDNLILSQPDNGEQALEIVDMLVRSGALDLIVIDSVAALVPRAEIEGEMGDSHVGLQARLMSQALRKITSALNQSKTTAIFINQLREKIGVMFGSPETTTGGRALKFYASVRLDIRRIETLKDGTDAVGNRTRVKVVKNKVAPPFKQAEFDILYGQGISREGGLIDMGVEHGFVRKAGAWYTYEGDQLGQGKENARNFLKDNPDLANEIEKKIKEKLGVGVRPQEPTAEPGADAAVSAAPDDAAKTVPAPAAKATKSKATAAKS
- a CDS encoding AI-2E family transporter, which codes for MAPTDETAQVAQQASPLGTTPPTGPPTGDAAVPGGRMPRWLPRAMVLALALIAVFQLGSWAFHQLTGLLINILIAFFLALAVEPAVSWMASRGLRRGLATFLVFLGSTIAIAGFFALLGSMLAGQIIKLVEGFPGYLDSVINWINAHFRTDLKRVDIQDSLLKSDWLRKYVQNSATGVLDVSAQVLGGLFQLLTIALFSFYFAADGPRLRRALCSVLPPARQAEVLRAWEIAVDKTGGYLYSRGLMALISGVAHYILLEFLGVPYAPVLGVWVGLVSQFIPTIGTYLAGALPMLIAFTIDPWYALWVLIFVLVYQQFENYVLQPKLTAKAVNIHPAVAFGSVVAGAALLGAVGALIAIPAVATLQAFLGAYVKRYDVTDDPRVQGHRPRKSVTLRARVRRLFSR
- a CDS encoding DUF3046 domain-containing protein, translating into MRLTVFWQRMADHFGEGYADTFARDHVMTELGGRTVHEALNAGWEAKDVWRAVCTTMNIPYEKR
- a CDS encoding AzlD domain-containing protein, whose amino-acid sequence is MNIWIAIGVTAVGCYAVKLIGLLVPAGVLERPFVQRLAALVPVALLAALTAQQTFADGRVLVLDAKAAGLAAAAVALILRAPFLLVVAAAVVVTAGVRAMTG
- a CDS encoding AzlC family ABC transporter permease; this encodes MAEQTALADIRSEEGGKPDAAVVRDALGVGVAVGLSGFAFGVTSAGSGLTLLQTCALSLLVFTGASQFALVGALAAGGNPLTAAAGAFFLGVRNAFYGLRLSQLLALPRAVRPFAAQWVIDETTAVALAQPTRRSVRIGFTVTGLSLYVLWNLTTLLGALGAEAIGDTDAWGLDAAGPAVFLALLAPMLKTTTERAVAGVAVLLGLGLLPVLPAGVPVLVAALAAPAALYVAGRRSVKTANDAPREDR
- a CDS encoding AraC family transcriptional regulator, whose protein sequence is MAAWAERARHWQYAELPGVDLLRASYVEKIFVRHTHENFVIAAIADGVEVFHHGGADQYVGPGALALVNPDTPHTGRAGVPEGWRYGAVYPSPELVAGIAAETTTIRGTPGFTSPVLDDPYAAGLVHQVLRATEEGNALAADTLLRVAVTRLLRLNGGPLPQRAVHTAGARIAARARAVLEERMAEPPTLERLAADLGTSPFALLRAFRDAYGMPPHTWLTDARVRRARHLLDAGSAPAEVAVAVGFTDQPHLHRHFTRIVGVPPGAYQRERRNVRERKNVQDGDQRLRLRSRAWQNRQLSQTYAVKKAENPTPPSSGTP